In Acidobacteriota bacterium, the DNA window GTACCGGTGGGCCGCCGAGCGCGGGCGCCACGGCGAGGGTTCCGACAAGACCGGCCGAAGCGGCGCGGACACGGTGATCCTGGTTCCCTGCGGTACTCAGGCCTGGGACATCGAGAGCGGCAAGCTGCTCGGTGAACTGCTGGCCGAGGGGGAGCGATTGGAGGTTGCCGCCGGCGGCGACGGTGGCCGCGGCAACGCCCGCTTCGCCACCGCGACCAACCGCGCGCCGCGGCGCGCCGAGCCGGGATTCCCGGGCGAAGAGCGGGAACTGCGGCTGGAACTCAAGCTGATCGCCGACGTCGGTGTGGTGGGCTTGCCGAATGCCGGCAAGTCGACCTTCATCAGCCGAGTGACGGCGGCGCGCCCCAAGATCGCGGATTATCCCTTCACCACTTTGGTGCCGCAACTCGGAGTGGTCGCCTCGGACGTCATGGCCGATCCTTTCGTGATCGCCGATCTGCCGGGACTGATCGAGGGTGCCTCCGAAGGTGCGGGCTTGGGATATCGCTTCCTGCGGCACGTGGAGCGCTGCCGGGTGCTCCTGCACCTGGTCGATCTCTCCACCATTGAAGGCGATGTGGCGGACGACCTGGAGGCGATCGAAAAGGAGCTAGGCGCCTTTCGCCAGGAGCTACTGGATCGCCCCCGGCTGATCGTTGGCAGCAAGGCGGATGCAGGCCTGCCGGAGCGCCGTCAGGGGCTGCGCGCCGCCGCCGCCGAACGCGGAGCGCCGTACTTCGAGATCAGTTCGGTGACCGGCGAAGGCTTGGCCGTGGCGTTGCGGGAACTCGCCCGACGCCTGGCCGAGGCGAAGCGCGCCGAAGGAGCGGAGGATAGCGAGGAAACGGTGGAGTGGTCGCCCCTTGGTCCGCCGCGCGGAGAGGATTCTTGAAGGGGCGCATCGGCCTCTTCGGAGGCAGCTTCGACCCGGTCCATCGCGGCCACCTCGATCCGATTCTCGATGCCCGCCGCCGCCTCGGCCTGGAGCGCGTGATCTTTCTGCCGACGGCGCGACCGCCGCACAAGCCGAAGCGGCGCTTTGCACCGGCGCTGATGCGCTACGCGATGGTCGAACTGGCTTTGCTCGACGAGCCGGACCTATGGGTGTCAGACCACGAACTCCTGGGCGAGGGGCCAACCTACACGGTGGATACGGTGGCTCATTTCGCCGACCGCTGGCCGGGGGCGGAGCTGGTGCTGTTGATCGGCAGCGACTCGTTCGCCGAATTGCCCACCTGGAGGCGCTGGCGGGAACTGATCGAACGCATTCGCCTGGCCGTGCTGGTGCGTCCCGGCTGGGAGCCGGAAGCCCTGCGGGGTGAATTGCCGGCGGAATTGCGGCGGTTGATGGACCGTCAGCGGATCGACTTCGTGGCGGACCGGCCGCGACCGATTTCTTCGACCGACCTGCGGGATCGGCTGGCCACCGGCGATGAGTTGCCGGACGGCTGGATCCCTGAGCAGGTGCTACGATTCATTGAGAAATACAAGCTCTACCGATGAAAACAGCCAGCCCATCCGAATCCCCGTCCGAATCCAACGCCCAGACCGGCCGGTCCGGCAAGCCAGAGGTTCCCGACGTCAGCGCTCGCGTTGCCCTCGCCGTCGCGGCGGCGGAAGACCGCCAGGCGGCCGATCTGCGGGTGCTCGACCTGTCCGAGGTGAGCGGTTTCACGGACTACTTCATGCTCTGTAGTGGCACCAACGAACGCCAGGTGCAAGCCATCGCAGAAGCGGTGGAAGGGGCTCTGCGGTCGCACGGAGTTCGCGCTCTCCACGTCGAGGGCCTGCGCGCCAGCGCCTGGGTTTTGCTCGACTTCGGGTCGCTGGTGGTCAACGTCTTCCTCGACGAGAGCCGGCGCTACTACGGCCTCGAGAATCTCTGGAACGACGCTCCGGAGGTCACCGCGGACTTCACCCAAGCCGGCACCGCGGCCGCCGACGGCGATTTCCCCAACGGAGATTGAGCCCCGACCTCGCCACCCTGCTCGCCACCTCTCCGGCCCTGCGCCGGCAACTGGTCGGCATCGAAAAGGTTGCCGGGGTGCTCGCCCCGGTGCTGCTCCTTGGCGAGGCCGGTAGCGGCCGCTCGACCTTGGCCCGCGCCCTCCACCGGGCCGGTGGCCGACCGCAGGGGCCACTGGTCGAGGTCGACTGCGGCGCTATTCCTCCGGATCTCTTCGACAGCGAATTGTTCGGCTATCGTGCCGGCGCCTTCACCGGCGCGGTGAGCGATTCCCCCGGCCGCCTCGGCCGGGCCGCCGGCGGCACGCTGGTGCTCGATCGGGTGGAGAGCCTTCCCCAGAGCGTGCAGCCCAAGCTGCTGCGGGTGGTGGCGGAGGGAGTCTTCTCGCGTCTCGGAGGCGAGGAACAGGCGGCCGACGTGCGCTTTGTGGCGATCGGTGGATCGGATCTGCCGCGGCGGGTCGAGGGCGGGGCCTTCCGCTCGGATCTCTACTACCGGCTGGCGGTGGTGTCTTACGAGGTGCCGCCGCTGCGC includes these proteins:
- the obgE gene encoding GTPase ObgE, coding for MIFLDEAKIRVLGGRGGSGCVAFRREKFVPKGGPAGGDGGKGGSVWLRADAGMNTLFPLRGKYRWAAERGRHGEGSDKTGRSGADTVILVPCGTQAWDIESGKLLGELLAEGERLEVAAGGDGGRGNARFATATNRAPRRAEPGFPGEERELRLELKLIADVGVVGLPNAGKSTFISRVTAARPKIADYPFTTLVPQLGVVASDVMADPFVIADLPGLIEGASEGAGLGYRFLRHVERCRVLLHLVDLSTIEGDVADDLEAIEKELGAFRQELLDRPRLIVGSKADAGLPERRQGLRAAAAERGAPYFEISSVTGEGLAVALRELARRLAEAKRAEGAEDSEETVEWSPLGPPRGEDS
- the nadD gene encoding nicotinate-nucleotide adenylyltransferase, which gives rise to MKGRIGLFGGSFDPVHRGHLDPILDARRRLGLERVIFLPTARPPHKPKRRFAPALMRYAMVELALLDEPDLWVSDHELLGEGPTYTVDTVAHFADRWPGAELVLLIGSDSFAELPTWRRWRELIERIRLAVLVRPGWEPEALRGELPAELRRLMDRQRIDFVADRPRPISSTDLRDRLATGDELPDGWIPEQVLRFIEKYKLYR
- the rsfS gene encoding ribosome silencing factor produces the protein MKTASPSESPSESNAQTGRSGKPEVPDVSARVALAVAAAEDRQAADLRVLDLSEVSGFTDYFMLCSGTNERQVQAIAEAVEGALRSHGVRALHVEGLRASAWVLLDFGSLVVNVFLDESRRYYGLENLWNDAPEVTADFTQAGTAAADGDFPNGD
- a CDS encoding sigma 54-interacting transcriptional regulator, translating into MSPDLATLLATSPALRRQLVGIEKVAGVLAPVLLLGEAGSGRSTLARALHRAGGRPQGPLVEVDCGAIPPDLFDSELFGYRAGAFTGAVSDSPGRLGRAAGGTLVLDRVESLPQSVQPKLLRVVAEGVFSRLGGEEQAADVRFVAIGGSDLPRRVEGGAFRSDLYYRLAVVSYEVPPLRDRRDEIPHLAEALLADLAIRLGRSPDIDLDRQALSWMTGHPWPGNLTELRNVLERSLVVNTSGSVLAPEAPASARPRSLAEVEKEEILRALAHTRGHQGRAAEMLGISRKALWEKRRRHGIP